CTTGGCTGCCTTTTTTCTGGCTTTTGATCCAGGAGATACAGAAACACAACAAAAGAATACTTCCAAATAAGCTTACCTTAAATAGCGCTCTTTCCTAATCGGGCATTACATCAATCGATGTTAGGCTTACTTTTTTGAACTCCACTTCAGCACCTTCTGCCTGCAAGGCGATTTGCCCCTTACTGGTTGTTGCATTATACCCATAATTTACCAAATCACCATTGACCCATACCTTTATCTCATCCCCCACACAGGCTACTACCATGGTGTTCCATTCCCCAAGCGGTTTTTCCGAACTATCGGTAAGGTTTAGGATTCTTCTTTGCTTATCTTCAGTACTACCCCATTCGTCCTTTGGACCTCTGCGCTCTTCCATACGGTCAACTTGGATATCTTCGGCAATAACCCAAAAATCACCAGCATCCCCGTGTTGCATTTGCACCTCTATCGATTTAGGAAACATTT
This window of the Maribacter cobaltidurans genome carries:
- a CDS encoding 3-keto-disaccharide hydrolase; translated protein: MKFILGFLFVITLITSCQKEEKEINLFNGKDLSGWHIDVPQMDTIPDSTNPFVVRNGMLVSLGEPRGHLITDKSYSDYKLLIEYRFPGKPGNCGVLVHASKLRALYQMFPKSIEVQMQHGDAGDFWVIAEDIQVDRMEERRGPKDEWGSTEDKQRRILNLTDSSEKPLGEWNTMVVACVGDEIKVWVNGDLVNYGYNATTSKGQIALQAEGAEVEFKKVSLTSIDVMPD